Proteins encoded together in one Megasphaera vaginalis (ex Bordigoni et al. 2020) window:
- a CDS encoding KpsF/GutQ family sugar-phosphate isomerase: MDILEEAKEVLRQEAKGIEALIPTLNQSFVNAVNLILEAQGRVIVTGMGKSGHIARKVSATLSSTGTPALFLHPGEGIHGDLGMVTGQDIVIAFSNSGETMEILNILPSLKRIGARLIAVVGSHNSTLAKNADVVLDASVEKEACPLGLAPTTSTTVALALGDALAVVLLTRHHFTKDQFAVFHPGGALGRKLLLTVDKVMHQGKDNPLISADSTVKDALFMMTEKGLGAVSVIDDDGRLAGLVTDGDVRRGLETGSNFLQWPVDAMMTKNPRCITQGKLAAEALHIMEKNQPRPITVLPVVDDDGKAVGMVHVTDLLRQGVV, encoded by the coding sequence GTGGATATATTAGAAGAAGCAAAAGAGGTTCTGCGCCAGGAAGCCAAGGGGATTGAAGCATTGATTCCGACGCTGAACCAAAGCTTTGTCAATGCAGTCAATCTGATTCTCGAAGCACAAGGGCGTGTCATTGTCACCGGAATGGGCAAGTCCGGTCATATTGCGAGAAAGGTTTCGGCGACGTTATCCAGTACCGGCACGCCGGCTCTTTTCCTTCATCCCGGTGAAGGCATTCACGGCGATCTGGGGATGGTTACGGGGCAAGATATTGTCATCGCTTTTTCCAACAGCGGTGAAACGATGGAAATTTTGAATATTCTGCCGTCGCTCAAGCGGATCGGGGCAAGACTGATTGCCGTCGTAGGGAGCCACAATTCGACATTGGCCAAAAATGCCGATGTCGTTCTCGACGCATCCGTTGAAAAGGAAGCCTGCCCCTTGGGATTGGCGCCGACGACAAGTACGACCGTTGCCCTGGCGTTGGGTGACGCTTTGGCTGTCGTTCTGCTTACGAGGCACCATTTTACGAAGGATCAGTTCGCCGTCTTTCATCCGGGCGGCGCATTAGGGCGCAAGCTCCTGCTCACTGTCGATAAAGTCATGCACCAGGGCAAGGACAATCCGTTGATTTCAGCAGACAGTACCGTCAAGGATGCCCTTTTCATGATGACGGAAAAAGGGCTTGGCGCCGTTTCCGTCATTGATGACGACGGCCGTCTGGCCGGTCTCGTAACGGACGGCGATGTGCGTCGCGGTCTGGAAACGGGGTCGAATTTCTTGCAATGGCCTGTCGATGCGATGATGACAAAAAATCCGCGGTGCATCACGCAGGGGAAATTAGCCGCCGAAGCACTGCATATCATGGAAAAAAATCAGCCGCGACCGATTACGGTTTTGCCCGTTGTCGATGATGACGGTAAGGCGGTCGGTATGGTACATGTAACCGATTTGCTTCGTCAGGGAGTCGTCTGA
- the lptC gene encoding LPS export ABC transporter periplasmic protein LptC, producing MIAYMKKNKMPLLFGCTIILLGLAWYFLLVTPSSDGNEKKPDHLVEFQGSELEEQQAGQLVWRLTAEKIQIDTDTNTVYLTKPQAVIVDADGTEIHIHAETGIVRRNEQVIEIKPPVAATTDANDALQTDGAVYYNMSTRLISGGKVTINRHDGTTLAGDAFETNAALDNVTLTGHAKVTKEEGTT from the coding sequence ATGATTGCGTACATGAAAAAAAATAAGATGCCCCTTCTTTTCGGCTGTACAATCATTTTGTTGGGACTTGCTTGGTATTTTCTGCTGGTGACGCCGTCGTCGGACGGAAATGAAAAGAAACCGGATCACCTCGTTGAGTTTCAGGGATCGGAACTGGAAGAACAGCAGGCAGGCCAACTGGTATGGCGTTTGACGGCAGAAAAAATTCAGATTGATACGGACACGAATACTGTTTATTTGACGAAGCCGCAGGCTGTTATTGTCGATGCGGATGGGACGGAAATCCACATTCATGCCGAAACGGGCATTGTCAGACGGAATGAGCAGGTTATTGAAATCAAACCGCCCGTTGCGGCGACAACTGACGCCAATGATGCATTGCAGACAGATGGCGCCGTATATTATAATATGAGCACACGTTTAATTTCAGGCGGCAAGGTTACGATCAACCGTCACGACGGGACAACGTTGGCCGGCGATGCGTTTGAAACGAATGCGGCACTTGATAACGTCACCTTGACAGGTCATGCCAAGGTAACGAAGGAAGAAGGGACAACATGA
- a CDS encoding lysophospholipid acyltransferase family protein has protein sequence MSNGWQYHTVRAIGKFVCLFSYSTIISWGRALRPLIGKVLKKQRKRGVFHIMRGLRCSEERANEIIDELFRNLGQSLMEILYTPRLTRETISDYVVLDHPERLEAALAENKGVIVLTGHIGNWEWMGAALALYGYPTTTIVKKQPNDQVTRFLNENRERMGLEVFARGGNEMIIAARALKRKKLLGFLADQDGGFYGVPQVFLGKMASTPRGPAMFAKQFKSPVVPVFVIHDESHRHRVIIGEALYYRDTGDKEADIAAFTRQLAVLTESFITDHPTEWLWFQHRWSTAPEEIVALQKKAEEQN, from the coding sequence GTGTCAAATGGTTGGCAATATCATACCGTTCGAGCCATAGGAAAATTTGTTTGTCTCTTTTCGTATTCAACGATTATCTCCTGGGGCAGAGCGTTGAGGCCGCTCATCGGCAAGGTCCTGAAAAAGCAGCGGAAGCGCGGCGTTTTTCATATCATGCGCGGGTTGCGCTGCAGCGAGGAGCGGGCTAATGAAATTATTGACGAGTTGTTCCGCAACCTGGGACAATCGTTGATGGAAATATTGTATACGCCCCGATTGACAAGGGAAACTATTTCGGATTACGTCGTTCTCGATCATCCTGAACGATTAGAGGCGGCGCTGGCCGAGAATAAAGGCGTTATCGTATTGACCGGACACATTGGTAATTGGGAATGGATGGGTGCCGCTTTGGCGTTGTACGGCTATCCGACGACGACGATCGTAAAAAAACAACCCAATGACCAGGTAACGCGGTTTTTAAATGAAAACAGGGAGCGCATGGGATTGGAGGTCTTTGCCCGCGGCGGCAATGAAATGATCATTGCCGCTAGGGCGCTGAAGCGGAAAAAACTGCTCGGCTTTTTGGCGGATCAGGACGGCGGCTTCTATGGCGTTCCGCAGGTGTTTCTCGGCAAAATGGCTTCGACACCGCGTGGGCCGGCCATGTTTGCCAAACAGTTCAAGTCTCCTGTGGTCCCCGTCTTTGTCATTCACGATGAATCGCACCGTCACCGCGTCATTATCGGTGAAGCGCTGTATTACCGCGATACAGGCGACAAAGAAGCCGATATTGCGGCATTTACGAGGCAGCTGGCGGTTTTGACGGAGTCCTTTATTACGGATCATCCGACGGAATGGCTTTGGTTCCAGCATCGTTGGAGCACGGCTCCGGAAGAGATCGTCGCGCTGCAGAAGAAAGCGGAGGAACAGAACTGA
- a CDS encoding KdsC family phosphatase, which produces METWRHISLLALDVDGVLTDGTIYYGPEGDVLKGFSARDGMGISLARAAGLKVVFLTGRKSPMVERRAADLHIDYLVQAAGDKYGALAKILVKERLSFNDVAYMGDDLNDLSLLSGVAFSGAPADACAEARAAAQLVSTRTGGHGALREFVEYILKKQAQWDAVLERYRSGFSPLRQ; this is translated from the coding sequence ATGGAAACGTGGCGGCATATTTCTTTGTTGGCCCTTGATGTGGATGGCGTATTGACGGACGGAACGATTTATTACGGTCCCGAAGGAGATGTCTTGAAAGGGTTTTCCGCCAGAGACGGCATGGGGATTTCCTTGGCCCGTGCCGCCGGTTTGAAAGTTGTTTTTCTTACGGGGCGGAAATCGCCGATGGTGGAACGCCGGGCGGCAGATCTGCATATTGATTACCTCGTTCAGGCAGCCGGCGACAAGTACGGTGCGTTGGCGAAGATACTGGTAAAAGAACGGTTGTCGTTCAATGACGTCGCTTATATGGGTGACGATCTGAATGATTTATCGCTTTTGTCGGGCGTTGCCTTTTCCGGTGCGCCTGCCGACGCCTGCGCTGAGGCAAGGGCAGCGGCGCAACTGGTTTCGACCCGTACCGGCGGGCACGGAGCGTTACGGGAGTTTGTCGAATATATCTTGAAAAAGCAAGCGCAGTGGGATGCCGTGCTGGAGCGATACCGTTCGGGATTTTCACCGTTGCGGCAGTAA